A genomic window from Gambusia affinis linkage group LG16, SWU_Gaff_1.0, whole genome shotgun sequence includes:
- the mtfr1l gene encoding mitochondrial fission regulator 1-like: METETEMIPIWQNKPHGAARSVVRRIGSTLPLKPPQRACFQELPGLPSLRPLDGPSVPTLADIAWIVADEEETYARVRSDSRPLKHEWRPTPLLVLHRNSSVPNFRREGKRMEGLRKPGVTALNRTTALQDELSRLRAQIAKIVASDSDSNPLTPELLSPDDTSMAFSMAPFEAASFQPAAAAPASFVISDVTEEEEEEDEEPVEEDEKDTVSVVSELLPDPLPPVSMTASATFDLDRPSMEFREAEEDTVSLSKSTSFADVMDILKDMNKMKMSKDRYSRGCTSLREEDSATLISEALRKKFVLKEEDSAAAVKRK; the protein is encoded by the exons ATGGAAACAGAGACA GAAATGATTCCCATCTGGCAGAATAAGCCCCACGGAGCCGCCCGCAGCGTCGTCAGAAGGATAGGCTCCACTCTTCCTCTAAAGCCTCCACAGAGGGCATGTTTTCAG GAGCTGCCCGGTCTGCCCTCGCTCCGTCCGCTCGACGGCCCGTCGGTTCCGACCCTGGCTGACATCGCCTGGATCGTCGCAGACGAGGAGGAGACGTACGCCAGAGTCAG AAGCGACTCGCGGCCCCTGAAACACGAGTGGCGGCCCACGCCGCTCCTCGTCCTGCACAGGAACTCGTCCGTGCCGAACTTCCGGCGGGAGGGGAAGCGGATGGAGGGTCTGAGGAAGCCGGGCGTGACGGCGCTGAACCGAACCACGGCGCTGCAGGACGAGCTGAGCCGCCTCAGAGCGCAGATCGCCAAGATCGTTGCCAGCGACTCGG ACTCCAACCCGCTGACCCCTGAACTTCTCTCCCCCGACGACACCAGCATGGCGTTCTCCATGGCGCCGTTCGAGGCCGCCTCCTTCCAGCCGGCGGCCGCCGCTCCCGCTTCCTTCGTCATCAGCGACGTCaccgaggaagaggaggaggaggacgaagagcCAGTGGAGGAAGATGAGAAGGACACGGTCTCCGTCGTGTCGGAGCTGCTGCCCGACCCGCTGCCGCCGGTTTCCATGACGGCGTCGGCGACCTTCGACCTGGACCGGCCCAGCATGGAGTTCAGGGAGGCGGAGGAAGACACGGTGTCGCTGTCCAAGTCGACGAGCTTCGCCGACGTCATGGACATCCTGAAGGACATGAACAAGATGAAGATGAGCAAAGACAG GTACAGCCGCGGTTGCACGTCGCTCAGAGAGGAAGACTCCGCCACGCTGATTTCTGAAGCTCTGAGGAAAAAGTTTGTCCTGAAGGAAGAggattctgctgctgctgtgaaacGGAAGTAG